The segment TCGCAGACTAGGCAATGGTAGAAGGCTTTGAAtaagtaagtacctaggtaGGTTCAAAGTAACgtaatatttttgttgattttcaCTTTATCAAATTGCCATTCAATAGTTCACAGAATAAATACACAGGATTTCAGTTACAGTTCGATTTAAACAAATCCTATGGAGAAAAAACTGAAGTTACCCTTGTTAGTTTGGGTGTTCCGGTAGGCACataaccaatttatttatttaagaaattgaatgaaaattcaACTATTTCAGTGAGTTTGGAAGAAAACGCTAAGTGCGCATGTGATCCAGAAAATGCCGAACAAAACTGCCGGCACCCGGATGTGACGGACGTCATTTGTTCTGGACGTGGAATATGCATCTGCGGTAGATGCTCTTGCAATATGATGCCAGATCCGAGCAAGGTATTACACATCACCACATACTGGCATTATTTCTAAGTGTCAGAGCACACCATATCAACTCGGAAAGGAATCGGCATCGTATCAACTCGAGCCGTCCAGTATTCTTTGAATGAAACTCTTTACTGCTGAACACTGCTATGGCTATGATAGCCATCTCGCATGAACCGGGAAATAACCGTGTTTCAACCCCGTATTCAAACTGGTTAAATTAGCGCCAGCGAGCCGCAAACGCAGCGTGCGTCgcccagtgtgcctagtgggagttttcaatattttcatactgttactatcacgttgacgtaaactcAAATTTTTATgcaattgaaacagttgtgcagtagtgccactagatggcgctgtttcaattccttagaaattcgcgtttacgttacgtgacagtaacagtatcataCTGCCACTAGTCCCTCTGTTAGCGACTTGACGGTGAGGCAATACAGTGACGATCGCTTTCCGAGTTTATATGTgtgttatagtctggcaaattcgttgacgacactcccttgatatgcgggtgacgaggggaaagactgcgcgggtgtgaaatcgtgcgtgcggggacgtgaggtgcgtcagtcgtgggtttttcattcatcgatacacgcctcccggcccgcTCCCGCAtctggagtgttacgaacgaagttgccaagctatagttagtATTATTACCCTAAAGCACTTGCAACTTGCATGCACTTAGGTATATTACTAAGAGGTCTTAGAGCAGATACCCCAGTCAGAttatattttaaccgacttcgttGAAGGAGAAGATTCTCAATTCGGTTGTGGCTTTCATTAAGAATTTATAATTACCTCAGACCTCAAGAGATCACTTAAATACGTACTGTCAAAGATTTATATCCAGTTCcataatgaatgaattaatgaaatgtactttattgtacaccaaaaagaatAATAGCAATAAAAactggcggccttatcgctaatgagcgatctcttccagacaaccaatcgaaaaagagaaaataagtACAAAGAATACGATTTATGGAAGGAATATGAATTCCATACATTGTAGAAACTAGAAAACTTTCAGAAGACTAgctatttcgtaattttttagAAGCTAGaacttattttagtttattggtTAGTTAGTGAGTACGGTAGTTTGTACGAAGGTGCTATTGATATCCGGTttcaaagtttaatttttatatacctattatagttattttttaatgtattacaTAAATTGGTCTTAGTATATTCAACGTAACTTTTGTTTCAGACAATCATGGGGGAATATTGTGAATACGACAACTATTCGTGCAACGACACTAAATGCAATGAAGGCCCTTACAACATCTACGAATTACAGACTAACgaagaaaacataaaacataacgGTGATTAAACGGCTAATAAACTGTTATGAGAAATAATTTCTACTTTAGTTTTTAAGATTACATAGTATAATAATCACTCGTTATAAgggaaaattattaaaaaaaaattattataaaagtatctTTGTTATGTAAAAGTATCTCTGGTATGTTTCTATACCAATGATagaattatgtattaaatatattcctatacataattatatgtacTTAGGTAAGTACTTTAATGATATACATGGTAGGTACATGGTACATGGTATACTCGGTGTTactttaattattctttaatttaattaattaattattattatttaattttacacttATTCTTTAAATTAGAGTCTAAATGCATACTATCAGAACCAGAAGGTTACGGAatcgtacaaaaaaaaatatttttaattttttatcaccAAGAGTGATTATGtagacacaaaaaataaaatgcaagaaATAGGTCTATCATTTGAAAATACTATATCATCGACAAAATTTAAATCCATGATATCGCTGCTGCGGCATATTTCTTTGATGGAGACTTATTTATAGGAGCcccaattaaaatatatatgagcGGCGTGTCTGCTGCGGATAGCTGATCGGGCTCAAGTAC is part of the Bicyclus anynana chromosome 5, ilBicAnyn1.1, whole genome shotgun sequence genome and harbors:
- the LOC112053867 gene encoding integrin beta pat-3, whose product is MGNYNRVGFYLCISIYILAVSARHGDIYNLDESWICNIKRSCVDCLRLSQCSWCRSENKCFSEKLSIYNCKEDKVQHVNYGLSLEENAKCACDPENAEQNCRHPDVTDVICSGRGICICGRCSCNMMPDPSKTIMGEYCEYDNYSCNDTKCNEGPYNIYELQTNEENIKHNGD